The following proteins come from a genomic window of Streptomyces sp. GS7:
- a CDS encoding DUF4097 family beta strand repeat-containing protein translates to MPSFDTPEAISATAHVTAGSIRFAAGDRLDTVVEVRPRDPKRESDVRAADQTEVTYASGALSVRTPKQRYFVGRTGTVDVTVELPTGSHIDTTGSWTQVLGEGRLGEVRVKTSTGDVRLDTTGPVQLTVSHGSIAVDRIEGMAEITTSSGSLRVGTVNGPAVLKNSHGSTTVGAAIGDLRVSGANGDIDITRAESSVTATTAHGTLRVTEVTRGTIQLETSYGAIDIGIHEGTAAWLDVSSSHGQVRNTLAASEAPPETEDTVKVHARTRYGNIDIRRARP, encoded by the coding sequence ATGCCTTCTTTCGACACTCCCGAAGCGATTTCCGCCACCGCGCACGTGACCGCCGGCTCCATCCGGTTCGCCGCCGGCGACCGCCTCGACACGGTCGTCGAGGTACGACCCCGCGACCCCAAGCGCGAGTCGGACGTACGAGCCGCCGACCAGACCGAAGTCACCTACGCGAGCGGCGCCCTGAGCGTCAGGACGCCCAAGCAGCGCTACTTCGTCGGCCGCACCGGCACCGTCGACGTGACCGTCGAACTGCCCACCGGCTCGCACATCGACACCACCGGCTCCTGGACCCAGGTCCTGGGCGAGGGCCGGCTCGGCGAGGTCCGCGTCAAGACCTCCACCGGCGACGTCCGCCTCGACACCACCGGGCCGGTGCAACTGACCGTCTCCCACGGCTCGATCGCCGTCGACCGCATCGAGGGCATGGCCGAGATCACCACCAGCTCCGGCAGCCTGCGCGTCGGCACCGTCAACGGCCCCGCCGTCCTGAAGAACTCGCACGGCTCCACCACCGTCGGCGCAGCCATCGGTGACCTGCGGGTCAGCGGCGCCAACGGCGACATCGACATCACCCGCGCCGAAAGCTCGGTCACCGCCACCACCGCCCACGGCACCCTGCGCGTCACCGAAGTCACCCGCGGCACCATCCAGTTGGAGACCTCCTACGGCGCCATCGACATCGGCATCCACGAAGGCACCGCCGCCTGGCTCGACGTCAGCTCCAGCCACGGACAGGTGCGCAACACCCTCGCCGCCTCCGAAGCCCCGCCGGAGACCGAGGACACCGTCAAGGTCCACGCCCGCACCCGCTACGGCAACATCGACATCCGCCGCGCCCGACCCTGA
- a CDS encoding ATP-binding cassette domain-containing protein, protein MNTATQVSTTARAAAISASGLRKSYGDKVVLDGIDLRIPEGTIFALLGPNGAGKTTTVEILSTLITADSGQARIAGIDVAADAGSVRRLIGVTGQFAAVDGLLTAEENLFLMADLHHLGKREGRRRAAELLERFELAEAARKNVATFSGGMRRKLDLAMTLVGRPRIIFLDEPTTGLDPRSRRVMWELIRDLVTDQGVTVFLTTQYLEEADQLADRIAVLDHGRLVAEGTSDELKRRIPGGHVRLRFSDEAHLATAAGVFGVAARDDESLSLRIPGDGTLTHLRAVLDALDSTGAQAESLTVHTPDLDDVFLTLTGQQNAPALPNSQKESAR, encoded by the coding sequence ATGAACACCGCGACCCAGGTGTCCACCACCGCGCGAGCGGCCGCGATCTCCGCGAGCGGCCTGCGCAAGTCGTACGGCGACAAGGTGGTGCTCGACGGCATCGATCTGCGGATCCCCGAGGGCACGATCTTCGCCCTGCTCGGGCCCAACGGCGCCGGCAAGACCACCACCGTGGAGATCCTCTCCACGCTGATCACCGCCGACTCGGGCCAGGCCCGGATCGCGGGCATCGACGTGGCCGCCGACGCCGGCTCGGTGCGCCGCCTGATCGGCGTCACCGGTCAGTTCGCCGCCGTCGACGGGCTGTTGACCGCCGAGGAGAACCTGTTCCTCATGGCCGACCTGCACCACCTGGGCAAGCGCGAGGGCCGCCGTCGCGCCGCCGAGCTCCTGGAGCGGTTCGAGTTGGCCGAGGCGGCCCGCAAGAACGTCGCCACGTTCTCCGGCGGTATGCGCCGCAAGCTCGACCTGGCGATGACCCTGGTCGGCCGGCCGCGGATCATCTTCCTCGACGAGCCGACCACCGGCCTCGACCCGCGCAGCCGCCGCGTCATGTGGGAACTCATCCGGGACCTGGTGACGGATCAGGGCGTGACCGTCTTCCTCACCACGCAGTACCTGGAGGAGGCCGACCAACTCGCCGACCGCATCGCCGTGCTGGACCACGGCAGGCTGGTCGCCGAAGGCACCTCCGACGAACTGAAGCGCCGGATACCGGGCGGCCATGTCCGCCTCCGGTTCTCCGACGAGGCCCATCTCGCCACGGCGGCCGGCGTCTTCGGCGTGGCCGCCCGCGACGACGAGTCGCTCAGCCTGCGGATCCCCGGCGACGGCACCCTCACCCATCTCCGTGCCGTCCTCGACGCCCTCGACAGCACCGGCGCGCAGGCCGAGTCGCTCACCGTGCACACCCCCGACCTCGACGACGTCTTCCTCACCCTCACCGGCCAGCAGAACGCCCCCGCTCTCCCCAACTCGCAGAAGGAGTCGGCCCGATGA
- a CDS encoding ABC transporter permease: MSAATATAPATPTRSYALRDAMTMLRRNLTHMRRYPSMTISIVTMPILMLLLFVYVFGGALGTGIGAGADRGAYVNYVVPGIILMSATSGAVATAVSVCTDMTEGIINRFRTMSISRGSVLTGHVLGSVIQVTAVVVLVMGVSLAIGFRPVAAPADWIAAFGLLVFLAFGLGWLSAAMGMGARTVESASNAPLPLTFLPFLGSAVVTPDSMPTGLRWFAEYQPFTPINETLRGLLLGTPIGNQGWIALAWCTGLSLVGYLWSRAVFNREVTR, encoded by the coding sequence ATGAGTGCCGCGACCGCCACCGCACCGGCCACCCCCACCCGCTCGTACGCCCTGCGCGACGCCATGACGATGCTGCGCCGCAACCTCACTCACATGCGGCGCTACCCGTCGATGACGATCTCGATCGTCACGATGCCGATCCTGATGCTGCTGCTGTTCGTGTACGTCTTCGGCGGGGCGCTCGGCACCGGCATCGGGGCGGGCGCCGACCGCGGTGCCTACGTCAACTACGTGGTCCCCGGCATCATCCTGATGTCCGCGACCTCCGGGGCCGTCGCGACCGCCGTGTCCGTCTGCACCGACATGACGGAGGGCATCATCAACCGCTTCCGTACGATGTCGATCTCACGCGGCTCCGTGCTCACCGGCCATGTCCTCGGCAGCGTCATCCAGGTCACCGCGGTCGTCGTCCTGGTCATGGGCGTCTCCCTCGCGATCGGCTTCCGGCCCGTTGCCGCACCCGCCGACTGGATCGCCGCGTTCGGCCTGCTGGTCTTCCTGGCCTTCGGTCTGGGCTGGCTCTCCGCCGCGATGGGCATGGGCGCCAGGACCGTCGAGTCCGCGTCCAACGCCCCGCTGCCGCTGACCTTCCTGCCCTTTCTCGGCAGCGCGGTCGTCACCCCGGACTCCATGCCGACCGGCCTGCGCTGGTTCGCCGAGTACCAGCCCTTCACGCCGATCAACGAGACCCTGCGCGGCCTGCTGCTCGGCACCCCGATCGGCAACCAGGGCTGGATCGCGCTGGCCTGGTGCACGGGCCTCAGCCTGGTCGGCTACCTCTGGTCGCGCGCCGTGTTCAACCGCGAGGTCACGCGCTGA
- a CDS encoding toxin-antitoxin system HicB family antitoxin, producing the protein MDLTPYVDTLRRELAVAAEAGGEDARELAERLTAPLESATRLTMLNVLSAAMDEITRELAPGSVDVRLRGLDPDFVVTPPPVGGGASVEPVVPVEAVGGPAPADGDEGGTARVNLRLPAHLKARAEEAASREGLSVNAWLVRAVSAAVGGGTRPRTTEQARTTGQGFTGWVR; encoded by the coding sequence ATGGACCTCACTCCGTATGTCGACACTCTGCGGCGGGAACTGGCGGTGGCCGCCGAGGCCGGCGGGGAAGATGCTCGCGAGCTGGCCGAGCGGCTCACTGCTCCTTTGGAGTCGGCGACCCGTCTGACGATGCTCAATGTGCTCTCCGCCGCGATGGACGAGATCACTCGCGAGCTGGCGCCGGGCTCGGTCGACGTGCGGCTGCGGGGGCTGGATCCCGACTTCGTGGTGACGCCGCCGCCGGTCGGTGGTGGCGCCTCCGTGGAGCCGGTCGTGCCCGTCGAGGCGGTCGGGGGGCCGGCGCCCGCCGATGGCGATGAGGGTGGCACCGCTCGGGTCAATCTGCGGTTGCCGGCCCACCTCAAGGCGCGTGCGGAGGAGGCCGCGAGTCGCGAGGGCCTGTCGGTCAACGCGTGGCTGGTGCGGGCGGTGTCGGCCGCGGTCGGCGGCGGCACGCGGCCGCGTACGACGGAGCAGGCCCGCACCACCGGACAGGGCTTCACGGGCTGGGTGCGCTGA